The nucleotide window AGCCTACCGGCAGGCGAATGGCAAATTCCAGGGAGCGCTTGCAAAAGTCGCTTCCAAGGTCGGGCAAGGCGCTGACGGTACGACACTTGATCTGCAACCGGTTCGAGACAGATATGCAGCCTTCCTGAGCGCGATAGATGGCCTGCACAAGGTGAGCCACAACCAACTTGCGGCGCAGTTGCAGTCCATGGTGAGCGACCTTCGGATGCGGATGTGGGGAGTTGCCGGGGCACTTTGTCTGGTGTTTGTGGGTGCGTTCGGAACATCCTGGTACTTCGGCAGATCAATCCTTCATTGCATCGAATCGCTTAACAGCTCCATTCGGAACCTTGCCGACTCAGATGGTGTGGAGAGTGAATTGCCTTTCTCATATGGCCACACGGAGATTTCTGATATCGCCCGTGCGGTTGGCTACTATCGGGACAAGACCATCGAATTGACCAAGGAGCGGCAACGGCAGGAAGGTCAGGCCGCGGCGGACCGTCAGCAGCGCATCGACGAATTGATCGCAGCGTTCAAGACGCGCATGGCCGCTTTGCTGAAAGATGTCGATGAAGCGCTTGGCGACATGCAGAGCACGTCCGGCGCTCTGAAGGGCGTCGCCCAGAATGCTGATCAAAAGGCTCGGGACACTGCTGCGGCATCGTCCGGCGCATCGGAAAATGTCGATGCGGTTGCAAGTGCGGCCGAGGAACTTGCCAATGAAATCGCGGCCATCAGCCAAAAAGCGCATGATGTAACGGAAATCGCGCAGACGGCGAACGAAAATGCGTCGGCCGCGAATTCCGAGATCGAGAGCCTTTCGGAAATCTCCAACGCCATTGGCGACATCGTTTCGATCATCAATGCGATTGCCGACCAGACCAACCTGCTCGCGCTGAATGCAACGATCGAAGCCGCGCGGGCGGGAGAGGCTGGAAAAGGGTTTGAAGTTGTCGCGGGCGAGGTCAAAACACTGGCCGGTCAAACAGCATCCGCGACGGACCAGATCACTGAACAGGTATCGCTTGTCCAGCAAAGGACAGTCCGTGTCGTGGATGCGATCCAGAAGATTATCTCCGACATCGGCGATGTCACCAATCACACGACCCAAATCGCGGCGGATCTTGAAACACGGCGACAATCCACCGACGATATCAAAGGAAATGTTCTTCAAGCAGCAGAGCAGACACGATCCGTGGTCGATGATATGGCCGGGGTCGAGGCGATTGCAGAACGGTCAAGCGATGCAGCCGCCGATATGGGGCGCCGCACAGGTGATGTCGTCAAGCGGACCGAAGAGTTGCGCGAAGAAGTGAATGCCTTCCTGGCTGAGGTCGCCGCTGCGTGATGCAATTTGACTGATACCCGGTAGCAAGCTGTTGCGGCGGCAGTCCGCCGGCCTTCTGTTGTGTCTTCATCAAAAGGCTGCCTTCGTCTACGTTGCAGCCAGCTCCCGCCATGGCCGTCAATGCTGTCAGATTGAGTGTTTTGGGTCAGAGGTGTGTTGTCATTTAATGTCTCACTACATAGCAAGACATGATTGTTTTTATTGTGTGCTCTATCTCGCATCTGCAGAAGGTTGAAGACGCACCATCATGAGTGCAGGTCTGCTTGGCCTTTTTGGCGTTTCATTTCTTGCCGCGACCTTGTTGCCTGCGCAGTCCGAGCTCGGTCTTTCGGGATTGATTGCACTTGGCCAGGACCCGGTGCCTCTTCTTGTTTTCGCGGCAAGTCTCGGCAATACGCTGGGGTCAGTCGTCAACTGGTGGCTGGGAAGAGGTGTGGCACACTTCGCAAATGCCCGATGGTTTCCGGTGAAGGCTGACAATTTGAAACGGGCAACCAAATGGTATCAGCGGTATGGGCGCTGGAGCCTGCTGCTGAGCTGGGCGCCCATTGTCGGTGACCCGCTGACCCTGGCCGCAGGGGTTCTGAGAGAACCGCTCTGGAGTTTCTTCATCCTGGTCGCGATAGCCAAGACAGCGCGCTACATCATCGTTGCCTTTTTAACTGTGCAAGCGCTCTCTTAAAACGTGTCCATACGGCAAGGAGAACCGAAACAGTTCAGAAGCCGCCGAACAAGTTCGCCAGAACGATGATCGCAACAAGCGCGATAAACGGCACGATGACAGCGGTAACAAAAATATCGAGATAGCTGTCCTTGTGAGTCAGTTTGGCAATTCCAAGCACCGTGATCACAGCGCCATTGTGCGGTAGGGCGTCCAAAGCGCCGGATGCAACAGAGGTTACCCGATGCATGGCTTCAAGCGATGTGCCTGTCGCATTGGCCATAGCGACGAAGGTGCTACCCAGAGCATCAAGAGCAATGCTCATGCCGCCCGACGCTGAACCTGTCAGCGCGGACAGTGTTGTTACAGACATGGCGACGGAGACCAGTGGATTACCGTCGCTCAGCGACATCAGGCCGTCCGTGATTTCGCCAAAGGCAGGCAGAGCGGCAATCACGCCGCCAAAACCGACAAGGCTTGCCGTATTGAAAATCGGCAAAACGGCAGCATCTGCGCCCTTGTTCAAGGTTTCTCGAATGTCCGGGAACCGGCGGAAATTTGAGAGGATCAGAAAGAGTATCGAAGCGGTGAGCGCGACCACGATGGCCCAAACGCCGCGGACGGCCTCGATCGAGGTTGCTCCGAAAAGCGGTTCGGCGAGATAGGCGGTTTCCAGTTGGGGGACCACAAATTCGACGAATAGAAAATTGACCAGAACAACGATCACGATCGGTGCTATCGCCAAAATAAAGGGTGGCAGGTTCCGGGTATCTTCGGTTGCTTCGATTTCGTTGACGTCAAAACCTTCATTTTGCGCCTGAGCCCGCATGACCGTGTCTGGCTCGGGCAGGCCGTCATCGTGGTTTCCGTAGCCTTCACCGGTGGCCAGAGCAGCACTTGCCCTGTGATTGAGCCAAAGCATGCCCAGCCCGAACATCATGATAGCCGCGATGATCCCAAGGCCCGGAGCGGCGAAGGCCGTTGTGCCGAAGTAAGGCATCGGGATTGCATTCTGGATGGCAGGAGTTCCAGGCAAGGCCGACATGGTGAAAGTAAAGGCACCAAGAGCGATTGCACCGGGGATAAGGCGTTTTGGGACTGCCGCATCGCGAAACAGGGCGGAAGCGATCGGAAAAATGGCAAAGGCCACGACGAACAAGGAAACGCCGCCATAAGTCAGCACCGCGCAGCAGATAACCACCGCAAGCATGGCGTTGCCCATTCCCAACTTTCCGATGACCCAGCGGGCGATCGATTCAGCCGAACCACTGTCATCCATGAGCTTGCCAAAAATGGCACCGAGGAAGAACAAGGGAAAGAACGCCAGGATGAAGTCGGCCGTGTTGATCATGAAAATCTGGGTGAAGGCCGCCAGCGGTGACAATCCTCCGGACAGCACAACAGCAAAGACGGCCATCACCGGTGCAAGCAGCAGAAGCGTGATGCCCCTGAAGGCGAAATACATCAGCAAGCCGAGAGGCAGAAGAATACCGAGCAGTTCAATCATGACTTCCTGAAGTTCCTCTCGGTGCCAGGTTCAAGATGCGCCGGTTGAAGGCTTTCTTCAAAGAGATCGCGCGGTCGCCAGGTGGTTTCTTTGCCTACCTTCGAGCCGTTCTGGTCAAGCCAGGTGTCTGCTGTCCGGTGACCGAGTTCATGCAGTTTTTCCAGGAAGACCCGTTCAGCGTTCAGTTTGCTGGAAGCGCCGTAGTGACACAGTTCGCTTTCCGAGCCGATCATATGCAGGTGGGCATCGCGATATGCCGCCCGGTCCAGTCCTTCGTGGTGGATGACCTCCCACAGGAAGCCAACGGAGCGCATTTCCTTGATCAGACTGCCGTTGAACGTGATCTCGTTGAGTCGATTTTCAATTTCGGCCGGTGTTGTCGGGATGCCGGGCCTTTCGAATGGATTTATCTGAACCAGGATGACATCTCGTGCTTCCGTCTCGTCGATCAACGGGAAGAGCGGCGGATTGCCCATATACCCACCGTCCCAATAAGCTTCACCGTCAATCTCAACCGCCTTGAACAGGGTTGGCAGGCAAGCTGAGGCCATGACAGCATCGCAGGATATTTCGGGCTGTCGGAAAATCTTGGGTCGTCCTGTCCGGACATTCGTTGCACACAGGAACAATCTTGGAGCCGCAGGCTGATTGATCAGGTCAAAGTCAAAACACTCTTCAACGACATCCCGCAGCGGATTGATGTCCATCGGGTTGAACTGGTAGGGCGACAGGACCCTGCCGAAGATCTGCGATGCGAAATATGACGGGGAATAGTCCAGTGTCCAGCGGCCCAGAAGCTTGTCCATAACGCTTCGGCGGATCGGGCTGTAGCGCGATGTTTCGCTGACTGCGTTCCAATACTCCCTGAGCAGTTCCTGCGCGCGCTTCGGGCCACCTTCGCAAAGTCCCTGCGTCAGCGCGATTGCATTCATTGCCCCGGCGCTTGTCCCCGATACGCCTTCAATCTGGAGCCAGTCTTCGTCAAGCAGACGATCGAGCACACCCCATGTAAAAGCACCGTGCGACCCGCCGCCCTGCAAAGCTACATCCACTTTTACGGGTTTGCGTTTCATGAGAGGCGGCCGCCTCCTTGTTTGCCCGGTTTAAAATTTTGCCATGTGCAATTAGTAGCAAGATTGTCCTGTGTCGTCTGCTTCTTAACGCCAATCAAGTTAAACTGCGATTGTGTGACGCATCCTGGGCAAATGAGGCAGGAGGGGACTAAGAAAGTAGCGCTTGTTCAGGTGTGAAAGCTGCGATCAATAGCTCTCGATAAGGTCCCATTTGTTGCCGAACAGGTCTTCAAAAACAGCAACCTTTCCATATGGCTCGGTTCTGGGCTCTTCCAAAAAAGCAACGCCAGCTGCCTGCATCGCGGCATGATCTCGGTCAAAGTTGTCTGTATTCAAGAATAAAAACACCCGTCCGCCTGACTGATTGCCGATGGTCTTTTGCTGATC belongs to Roseibium porphyridii and includes:
- a CDS encoding methyl-accepting chemotaxis protein, which encodes MTIRKRLFVLVIVLTVPIVFCAGWIILSAYSDLERDKVKLASLPALERVWQAGVTQGAKELPSDVLAKYPACAPEKAAGSAAKALSNAHKVIDCIGNDAGLAANTVQTTNLLAELVSGQLSDLVVRTAAVVRNSENVAKKTELSHLDSMSVLVGAGQFKVLADQISSISKTGPGAVEEGKETAFSKAAQAYRQANGKFQGALAKVASKVGQGADGTTLDLQPVRDRYAAFLSAIDGLHKVSHNQLAAQLQSMVSDLRMRMWGVAGALCLVFVGAFGTSWYFGRSILHCIESLNSSIRNLADSDGVESELPFSYGHTEISDIARAVGYYRDKTIELTKERQRQEGQAAADRQQRIDELIAAFKTRMAALLKDVDEALGDMQSTSGALKGVAQNADQKARDTAAASSGASENVDAVASAAEELANEIAAISQKAHDVTEIAQTANENASAANSEIESLSEISNAIGDIVSIINAIADQTNLLALNATIEAARAGEAGKGFEVVAGEVKTLAGQTASATDQITEQVSLVQQRTVRVVDAIQKIISDIGDVTNHTTQIAADLETRRQSTDDIKGNVLQAAEQTRSVVDDMAGVEAIAERSSDAAADMGRRTGDVVKRTEELREEVNAFLAEVAAA
- a CDS encoding YqaA family protein, producing the protein MSAGLLGLFGVSFLAATLLPAQSELGLSGLIALGQDPVPLLVFAASLGNTLGSVVNWWLGRGVAHFANARWFPVKADNLKRATKWYQRYGRWSLLLSWAPIVGDPLTLAAGVLREPLWSFFILVAIAKTARYIIVAFLTVQALS
- a CDS encoding GntP family permease, which translates into the protein MIELLGILLPLGLLMYFAFRGITLLLLAPVMAVFAVVLSGGLSPLAAFTQIFMINTADFILAFFPLFFLGAIFGKLMDDSGSAESIARWVIGKLGMGNAMLAVVICCAVLTYGGVSLFVVAFAIFPIASALFRDAAVPKRLIPGAIALGAFTFTMSALPGTPAIQNAIPMPYFGTTAFAAPGLGIIAAIMMFGLGMLWLNHRASAALATGEGYGNHDDGLPEPDTVMRAQAQNEGFDVNEIEATEDTRNLPPFILAIAPIVIVVLVNFLFVEFVVPQLETAYLAEPLFGATSIEAVRGVWAIVVALTASILFLILSNFRRFPDIRETLNKGADAAVLPIFNTASLVGFGGVIAALPAFGEITDGLMSLSDGNPLVSVAMSVTTLSALTGSASGGMSIALDALGSTFVAMANATGTSLEAMHRVTSVASGALDALPHNGAVITVLGIAKLTHKDSYLDIFVTAVIVPFIALVAIIVLANLFGGF
- a CDS encoding patatin-like phospholipase family protein, whose product is MKRKPVKVDVALQGGGSHGAFTWGVLDRLLDEDWLQIEGVSGTSAGAMNAIALTQGLCEGGPKRAQELLREYWNAVSETSRYSPIRRSVMDKLLGRWTLDYSPSYFASQIFGRVLSPYQFNPMDINPLRDVVEECFDFDLINQPAAPRLFLCATNVRTGRPKIFRQPEISCDAVMASACLPTLFKAVEIDGEAYWDGGYMGNPPLFPLIDETEARDVILVQINPFERPGIPTTPAEIENRLNEITFNGSLIKEMRSVGFLWEVIHHEGLDRAAYRDAHLHMIGSESELCHYGASSKLNAERVFLEKLHELGHRTADTWLDQNGSKVGKETTWRPRDLFEESLQPAHLEPGTERNFRKS
- a CDS encoding VOC family protein, translating into MKQRIGALALLVPNYDQAITYYTENLGFELVEDTKLSETKRWVLIAPKGSSETRILLAEADGPDQQKTIGNQSGGRVFLFLNTDNFDRDHAAMQAAGVAFLEEPRTEPYGKVAVFEDLFGNKWDLIESY